In Lotus japonicus ecotype B-129 chromosome 5, LjGifu_v1.2, one genomic interval encodes:
- the LOC130721244 gene encoding uncharacterized protein LOC130721244: protein MPRIIFFRWLALHGIEADMPLAESEDDDDVHILTQEEEFLTLYPRKDLKELNETEEDGVFTVVARVTSLAEGEKWWYSACSCHKAVTTEDGTFYCSGCRKPLLSVTPRLKLKVEVEDAFDCGTFVIFGTDCQLLLNKSCKELVMISKAKSPYEYPAEIETIIGRELLFKAEKSIGHGTKFDDSYKVKKICS, encoded by the exons ATGCCAAGAATTATTTTCTTTAGATG GTTGGCTCTTCATGGCATCGAGGCGGACATGCCATTGGCTGAatcggaagatgatgatgatgttcacATACTAACTCAAGAGGAGGAGTTTTTAACTCTTTATCCTAGGAAGGATCTGAAAGAGCTCAATGAGACTGAGGAG GATGGTGTGTTTACGGTTGTAGCACGAGTTACTAGCCTTGCTGAAGGGGAGAAGTGGTGGTACTCTGCATGCAGTTGCCACAAGGCAGTAACAACTGAGGATGGAACATTTTACTGTTCTGGATGCCGCAAACCTTTACTGTCCGTAACTCCTAG GCTCAAACTAAAGGTAGAAGTTGAGGATGCCTTTGATTGTGGTACATTTGTCATATTTGGCACTGATTGCCAACTACTTCTTAACAAATCATGCAAAGAGTTGGTCATGATCTCAAAG GCGAAGTCTCCATATGAATACCCGGCTGAGATTGAGACTATCATTGGTAGAGAACTCTTATTCAAAGCTGAGAAGTCAATTGGCCATGGGACCAAGTTTGATGATTCGTACAAGGTTAAGAAAATATGTTCCTAA
- the LOC130721378 gene encoding kirola-like, giving the protein MVLAGKLITEIELKSPAVKFYNLFAKQLHDAQKVCDRVHETKVHEGDWHGIGSVKQWTYVIDGKVHTCLERIEAIDEQNKTNKYTAFGGDVSPLYKKFTVIFQVIENNGGHDAVKWTVEYEKLREDIEPPNGYMDYFNKVTRDVDAHLMKA; this is encoded by the exons ATGGTACTTGCTGGTAAGCTTATTACTGAAATTGAGCTCAAATCCCCAGCTGTCAAGTTCTATAACCTCTTCGCAAAGCAGCTTCATGATGCTCAAAAGGTCTGCGACAGAGTGCATGAAACCAAGGTTCATGAAGGCGACTGGCATGGCATTGGCTCCGTTAAACAATGGACTTATGTCATAG ATGGCAAGGTGCACACATGTCTGGAGCGAATTGAAGCTATTGATGAAcagaacaaaacaaacaaatataCCGCGTTTGGTGGAGATGTCAGTCCGCTCTATAAGAAGTTTACAGTGATTTTTCAAGTGATTGAGAACAACGGTGGCCATGATGCAGTTAAATGGACTGTTGAATATGAGAAGCTCCGTGAGGACATTGAACCTCCAAATGGCTACATGGACTACTTTAATAAGGTCACTAGAGATGTTGATGCTCATCT